In Vicia villosa cultivar HV-30 ecotype Madison, WI unplaced genomic scaffold, Vvil1.0 ctg.000587F_1_1, whole genome shotgun sequence, the genomic window TCGATAGTCCATTTTTAAAACAACTATACATCTTCTTttatctaaaaataataaaaaggatttttgatattttctttttaattatttgctTAAAAGCACAATTTTCCTTAGAAAAAAGAAATTAAGGTATAATGGTTTTTATGAGATGATGCCTTGAACACTTTCAGCAACATGGTGGGCTTGTACAAGCCTAAAAGCAAACAAATCCTGTAAAATTAAATAACCACATTTCTAATAATGAATTTAATTCGTTCCCCTCACATCTCTACTCTCTGTCTCATCTCAAAATCCAACAAGCAAACCTTCTTTCATAGTTTTCCCTTCTCTCAAATTCTACACATGCATTTATAGTCCAAACTTTTAGGGTTTCTCTTTATCAAAAAGACATATTTTGTCCTTAGTAatttaattactttatttttaaacaaaaaatataatcaagaaataaactaaaactaaagatattttattttatttaaataaataaagaaatgaaCAAAAAATAACCGAATCGAATAAAAAGAGAGTGTGTGCAAAGgcgaaaaattaaattaaatgtaccAGGCTAAACTACGTGCAATAAAGTTTGTAGCTCAGATGAAAATTGTAATTAAAAATACCTTGATAAAAAGGCTCAGACTAATCAAAATGTGAACGCGCACGCGAAAAAATAAAATGAGCGTACCAAAATTTCCTACGCGCAGCGAAATTCCGTAAAACAGTCCGGTACAAGTTCAAACTAGAAATTTTTTTCACAGACTTTACACGCGATTGGAAAATGAATCAACCGATTTGTTTGCAAAACTGAAAAATTATTATAAGTGCAACTTAATTAGTtgcttgaaattttttaaaaagtcgggataaatttggggtatgatagtAGGGAGCTCAAGCAATTGATTGAGGGATATGATCAATCGACTGACTGCcttaaaaacttaaaaaatttctaagttaaaAAATGAAACTTGAAACAATGTTATGCATTAATGATAGATGAAAAGTCTTGAGCACCTAAGGTTTATACCTAATTGAATTGCTTATTGTGCATTAGCAAATGATATAGTTCCATTGAAATATTTGATATAACTATGATTATTCCTTTCTTGAgatcttttccttctttgcatagatttgtcttcatcaaaacatcatTTTATAGAAAAACTTGTCTCcaaaatctccccctttttgatgatgacaaatatgTACTTTGATGaatgtatttttttcaaaaagctCTCCCTAAGATGAATATCTCCCCATTAATAGATAACACCTTGAGTCCATTGAAATTCTCATCTTGATATCATTTGAAAACCTTAATTTTATATGGACAAGGACAAAAATACATACACAGATCCTTCTTCCCTTttgacattatcaaaaagaagggaaagaaaaatgacaaaaaagatGAATGAAGTTCAAAAAGAGTGTGCTTAATATTTGACATGAAAAGTGCAATAATGTATAGATGAGAATTATgctgaaaatttcaaaaattatgatTACTCTTCTAACCTATGGCcatttttgtttcaattattcTTACAAATGACCATTCTTTTGAAATCCAGCCAaattacaacctttgaaagtctTAGTGATCTATgcttttgtattttcaaaaagATTGCTTAGATGAGTGCATGAATCAATCAAGATGTTAACAAGATTATTGGATGAGAGTTCATATTCCTCATGATTGAATTTTAATGTTTCATCCATTTATGAAGAAGTGTGTAGGTGTGATTCAAGAATGGAGAATGCTATTGCCTTAGAAAGTATATAATAAGATTTGTACTGAGAACTTCTTTCATATTCATACTTTGGTTCTAAAAAGGTGATGAGTATGACACTTGTATGTGAATTCTACATTTGAACCATGCATTTTCATCCTTCTTCCTTTAAATTGTTGATCATTGATAAGAATATGGTTATGTTAGGATAATAAGTGTGTTGACCATTTCACTGCAGATTTCAATGGTTTTGTGTAGGTATTTTGGCTCTGGAGGAAATATGGTCACTCAAGCATAAGGAAGAACATAACTAAGCTCGCCAGACGAGCCTCCAGCGAGACCCAGGGGACACCTAACCCAGCAAGCCAACAACAAGGACTAAGCGAGGAAAAACAGAAACTTTCTAGAAAGAAAAATCATCATTCTCGCCAGGAGAGAGCCAAGTGATCATTCTTTCCGAGCGAGGCCTTTAGCAAGCATCAGGTGATGCTAGAACAGAAAGTTTTAAAGTTGGCAATTCAGCCTTCTTGGCAGGCGAGGTTGCAGCGAGAAAGCTCTCCAGGTGAGCCAAATTCTCACCAGGTGAGACAAAGCGATTTAGAGGATGAGCTGGTAGAAACTTCATGATGAAGAAACATTGCTCGCCATGTGAGGCTACTGCTATCGAGGCGAGATAAGCAAAATAAAACCACTATAAAAAGGCATCAGACATAACCATAAAGCATTCCATTTTTACCAAATATTAATATAGAGTTAGAAACAGGGAAAAAGTGAAAACTTGAAGGATTGAAGTTGGATACGCATAAACCGTCGAGAAATAACTATTGATGCTCATTTATCTTTATTCCTCTATCTTTTGTATCaagctaccatgagtagctaaTTCTTCTCTCTTGTTGAGATTGGATGTAATTTATCGTAACCGTATGTATGTTTATTGATCAAAACATTATATATAATCTATTTATTCATGATTATCGATGCTATCTTTGTTTTACCGTTTAAACTTCATAGATTATAATTGTTATTGAGAAATACTATTCGAATCTTGATCTAAGATGACAATCTGTTAAACTATAAATTCTAGATATAAATTTAGGATTAAACATTCACATCAAGTATCAAATATTAATGCTACTTGATTGTTTAATAGATTTAGAAATCGTCAATTAAACAATCCGATAAAAATCTCATTAGGAGTTTAGACATAAACACTGTTTTGAGCAATACGCGGGGATAATAATTAATATCTAGGTTATGTAAAAGTCATTAGTAAACTACGTACACATTCGATGGATGAAATCCAAACTCAGTAAGCTGTCATATTTCTGAAACTTTATTTATCAATTACTATTTTTACATTCCGTTACTTTtacaatcaacacatattataattCTCTACTTAAAACCCTATTAACCATTGAACGACAATGATATCACATCATTCCTTGTTGATACGATACAAACAATACTTACTTTTGATTACTGCACATCATACAAGCATGTAAAAAATTATGTTGGCATCCCATTTCTTCAACAATGTAGCCTTAGACCTTTGGAATACCTGAGAGTTTCTTACTCTAAGCTAGAAACAAAGATCTGTTATAAACCTCATCCTATGGACAGTATCTAAATGTTGAATAAATCCTTGTTTAATTTCTAAGtccaaatttttaattttctctcTTAAATAAGAAATTACCAAAAACTTAGTTATACTCCAAACCTTTATGACACCTTTTTTTTAGCGAATTAAGTTTCTCTTTAAGAACAAACTCCTTCAAGCCTGATCAAATATGATTGGTCCAAATAGTATAAACCATCTCGCATAACTAACTATTGGTCAGCCAATGATTTTTGAACCTAAAAGGCTTATACCTCCACAACTAACTAAAATATAGAAGAATAACTACATCTCTCACACCAGGTGTCCGAAACCGTATCCTATCAAGTCAACTAGCAACCCTTCATTAGGTTGGAACCAGGATCCATATGATGCATCCGAGATAATCAGAGAAATAAAGTTAATGAACCAGAGACAATCAACTGCCCCATCTAGGTGATGGAGATCAACATCACCTATTCTCTAACACTAAGGCAAACCTAATTAAAGTCCTCAGAACACACCACAAGCCACCCCATAGAAAccctttgtgaaaaagaatataaTTTTACATGACTTTTTTCCAAGGCAAAGTACACATAGATTACATATTGACCATAAAACACAAGGTTTTTAGTCCTCCCTCCACTCGAGGCAAACGACAAGGAACTCCAACCCTGAGAAAGAAAATTAAAGACCCTTTTTGAGCTATACTAAATAGAGAATAAACATCCATTATTGCCAAATGAATGGACAAAACTCCATTTACAAAAATGATTTCCCCCATAAAAATGCGCAGCGAGGCAAACGTATAATTGAGTTTAGTCTcttggatttatatatatatatatatatatatatatatatatatatatatatatatatatatatacacttcataaaattggaaaaattaaaCTTCTTTACCTTAAATTTTTTTGGGTAAAATATGTTTAGAGTGCTTCTAAAGTTGAGAATTTTCACTTTTCGTCCCTCTAAAATGTTTCGTTAAAGAATCGTTCTTCTAAAATTAGGAATTTAACTTTTTCTCCCTCTTACAACTTAGCGACGTTTTTTACAACTTAACAATTGAATTATCGACGACTTTTAACATGGgagaccaaaagttaaaattcttAACTTTATAGAAACaactctttaaaaaaatattttaaaagacgaaaaataaaaatacataactTTAAAGAGATTTGAAACATATTCAAATTTTTAATACTACTGCAAAACCCACAAACATTAAAGAATCATATCAACATTTAAACACAACACCTAAACGACTACCAAAGAATCTCTACAATACACATTACATTTAAATAATACGTGTATATTTTactttaatgatttaaatattaAGCAACTCAAGTGAGGATGTCTTAAATATACATATAGTTTTAGAATTGTTTGTAATTTtatctaaaatataaaattaatcaaGGAAGTCTTAAACTTTTACGTGACAAAATATATAGAGACTCAAATTAACAAGATTTAACCATAATAAAACACAAACTCAATTTAAGAAGATTTTTTTTCTTTCGCACCGATTCTAAATTACATAATAGATCGACTAATCCGGCTCGTGCTACGAACGCACGTGCATTGACCAAACGTTGTTTCTGTCAGAAATCGAATTTCACTACGAATTAAATTTGACAAATGTGCATCCCACCTTATACTCCAACAATGGACcctaaaattaattcaaatatctATAATGCATTGCATAACCTTAAATAAAAGAGTGAACCATCATCTTAATCTATAAAATTTGTTTACGATGTAACTCTTGGAGAGATACTTTTCATGATGCTTTAACCTATACTATTGATTATGATAGTTGGTCTTTCATTTTCAACGAGCTTATTTTGGCTCTAATTAATCACTTATTAATTGCTAATGGTTCTTAATTAGCCCCTCCATTCCAAAAACAACAATAGTAGAATTAGATAGCATTGATTAGAGACCCCAAAAAATCATTGGAGAAAAATAGCACATGATTTAAAATAGATAAAATTTTCTTTGTAACAAACAAGGTACTATTTAATTAGAAACTTATCTATTCTTCTTGGTAGGTAAAAATTTAAAACTCAAATGCCTTATCGAGTTGAACAAGAAGTATTTCGTTAAGCCCTTCCTTGCACTAGTTGTATACATTTAACTGTGACATGTTAGATTCTcttaaagtaaaaattaattatacTTAAAATTAAGGTTTGTTATTTTTAAggctaaatataattttaatattaaaacttaTAATTTTAGTCACTTTACTTTAGGATGCTAAACGGGCATGTCGGTTCCATTTAGACCCGTCCAATAAAAGCCTGCAAAAAATAGAGTGGAATGAAGCGGACATAGTTTAGGTTGCGAATCTAAAACCTAGGTCCATCTCGCAAAAAAATGAGGAAAATGGGGGAAAAGCCTActaaaactatattttttaagTCTAAAATACAAAAGTTATGTAAATGACTGCGCCCGcaaaaatccataaaaaaataaGACGGAACAGACGAGCTTAAATTCTTGACCTACCGCACACTAAATCACATGCAAAATAGATACGCCCTTAAGTTAGGCCCGTTTTATGACCCATACTTTAAGAAAATTTCTCACCCCACCCCATAACATTTAGGCGCACCACCAAAATGACAATTTTGCcctcgtgcttccgtagatggatctccgGAAGCAccactttttttttgtttacgTTTACTTTGTTTCGTAGATGAACATACGGAAGCATTCAGtggatccatctacggaagcagaCAAGAACAAAAGCATTTTGAACTATAAAAGACTCatgcattgattcattgattaatcGATATTACAACGAAATTTCAAACAGAAAATTAAGAAAGCTAATAGATCTAAGAAATTataacggttaaaacaatgtcttctaacccatgcatcatttgaatgcaatCGATGTCCCATTTCACTTCAACCCACCAACGTTCTGTTTTTTCGGTCGCAAACGAGgtacttgttctaagcctctggatccttTTGATTTCTTCTCCGGGTTCGTACTACCCCTCAAAAAAAGACATGaaagtcctcttgagttggtcgaaggaatggatattccaaaacttCACTGGCAGGGgggtttgacgggagagaaaatGACATGCCCATCCCTTATGCGATTTTCCGGTTCAGGATCGGGACGCTTCATTGATGTTCGGTGACATCCATCCGGCCTAATAcgagacatttttgtgtttgtgtttagggtttgtgTGTAACGCAAACctagaaaccccaaatttatagaagcCTTTGGAGACTATGTACCACACAATCTCTGTCACAGAATGTTCCGTAGATATATCCACGGAAGGGTTTTAAAATTCCCCTTTCCGCAGATGCATCTACGGTAAACACCCATAATTTTTCAAATTAacaccttccgtagatgcatctacggaagtttccCTGTTTGTTTTTGCAGCAGAAGCAGTGCAGTAGCTAGCAGTAGATTGCAAATGGAAAAATGTATAAACACATAAAGACATAATGACATAATGTAagacttaaaaaaattatattgcaatgttatagAGGGTATATACTACACTTTGAAACTACATAAATACATTAAAAGAGCTAtcaccgactaaatctattggaggTTCTAATCTTGACTTTTCGGCATTTGATTCCTTCTCGGTGTTGTTCATCTTTTCAAAATCGTGCATCCTATCCACCAAACGGTCAGGCCACGTATCAGTAACGTCGGTGTGATAAAGTGCCCATTCCGGTGAAGTATGTGGTATGAGGCATcccggtttcaagtaaacttgtacaaaatgaCGCGATTTGGAGAGCCATCCAACACATATAATACGATCAATTGGATTTGTAGGAGGTGTCGTGCGGAGCGGGAAAAAGGTTTCCAAAAAACCATAACGCATCAAGTCAATATACACGATGTCATATGCAGATGCAATAAGATGTCCCATGTCCGGTAATCTCATCCAATGCGAAACTAGTGCGTAAGCGCCACCCCAAGGAACAAGAGCCTCGTTTACCAATTCAAATTTCGTTTCTTATCCAAATACTCGCGTGTACGAGTCTTTATGGTTCACCAATTATTTGATAAGATCATGACTGACAAGCTCATGGGCATCCTTTCCCTTACCAAGCGATACGGCCCGGAATCCATAATTATTGTCCCCCACCATATTGACGATCGGTTGATGTATTTATGCATAAACACCGGCATCTCGTCAATGAATGGAATTTTTGGAGCAATTTGTCCCTCTTGGATTGATGGGGCAATATGTGTTGGAATAGGCGTTGAAACTTACGGAACTTGTGGTGGAATAAGTGTTGGAGGCTGTTTGCTTATGCGAGTTCCTTTGTTTGAACTCTTTTGAGATTTTTGCGATTTTGGAGTAGGTGAGTCCGGAAATCGTTTGTCGATGTGCTCAAAATATGAAGGAGACCGCGTTGTCGAATTGTCATTTAGCGTAGACTACACTTTCTTGGGAGCACCCTTTGTCTTAACGGGTTGAGACGACGGTTTCATGTCGGTTGTTTTGGGAAATCCAATCCTCCACAATTGTTCTTTGATGATTAATTTCATGTTGTCATCGGCCttcaaaaatgtcaaatattcatGATATTCAAAAATGTAGAATATGTGAATTTGTGACTGATCCAGCGCAAGGAAGATAGACGCTTTGGCTATCAAATATTTTGGTGTACAAATGAGTAAGAAGAAAACATACATGTGTGGACTTGACCAGAGTTTCCCGATTTGTGTGATGAATGGAGGTTTTATTTGGGGACATACACCCTTCAAGGACACTTTAAGTAAAGTTGTCAAACATGAGAAAACGTGTTCCAACAATCAACATGCTCTTATACTATTTGCATTTGACACTTTTGACTTCCTAACACCAGAAACATTGTCTTTTTCATAGAGTCCAAAGACTCACGAATAGCAATATTATATCTCCTAAGACGATGAACGTAGTTTTCACGAATGGTCGATGGTAGTggtacaacaaaaaaaaaaaaaccaagaaacctaaaaaatataatagactaaattgatttttcatatctattattatttattaaacatatttttaaattttttttattaacataGATAAAGGTTTAGTTAATGAGACTGCTATTTTTTGAGtgctttttaaattttaatttctaaaCTTTAGTTGCTAACATAAATACCAATTAGCTTTTTAAAGCTATCCATTTGCAAAAAGCAAATACAAAATGAGTGTGTAACCAACTAACCATGTATAGAGAGAAATACATGCACTTGAACCAGATCACAGATATTCTCCTCAAAATAATTTTCAAGTCATGGAATATCTCTTGAAGATTTTATGCCTTTTATCTTTTCTCTATTCCATTTCAAAACTTTTCAAGTTGATTCTTAAACGTAGAAACCAATCATGTTACATGTTAGCCTATGAGTGTTTCAAaccaaaagaagaaacaaaactcGACACAGATACATGTGTAAGAATAATCCTAAGAAACAGAAACCTTGGTTTAGAGGAATTCAGGTTTCTCTTAAAAGCCATGGTTAGTTCAGGAATAGGTGAAAACACTCACTGTCCAAAAATAGTTCTTGAAAGAAGAGAAACATGTCCAACTCTCAAAGAAACATATCAAGAAATAGATGAAATCATGTTCGATACACTCGACAACCTTTTCAAAAAAACATGTTTCTCTCCTTCTGAAATCGATATTCTTGTTGTCAATCTTTCATTGTTTTCACCAATACCTTCACTCACATCAAGAATAATAAACCGATACAAAATGAGAGAAGATGTAAAAGTGTTCAATCTTGCAGGAATGGGGTGTAGTGCAAGTGTTGTGGCTATTGATCTTGTGCAACAGCTTTTCAAAACACATGAAAACTCCTTAGGAATTGTTGTTAGCACAGAAGATCTTGGTTCTCATTGGTACCTTGGAAAAGACAAAAACATGATGCTATCTAACTGTCTTTTTCGTTCAGGTGGTTGTTCTATGCTATTCACAAACAAAACGGAGCTGAAAAACAAAGCTATCTTGAAACTGAAACACATCGAGAGAACACTGAATGGCGCCGACGATGAAGCTTACAATTGTTGCATACaagtggaagatgaagaaggtttTGCAGGTTTTCGACTAACCAAAAGTCTCGTAAAATCTGCAGCAAAAGCATTGACAGTAAACTTGCAGCGTGTGGTTCCGAAGATTCTCCCAGTTTGGGAACTGGTACGGTTTTTTACAGTTTTGCTATGCAACTGTATTAAGAAAATTcggttaaaaaatattttttcggtATTTTTTAGCCGTAGTAATGTGTTTGAAGGAGGAGGAATAAATTTGAAAGCTGGAATAGAACATTTTTCTATTCATCCTGGTGGAAAAGCAGTTATTGATGGAGTTGGGAAGGGTTTAAGATTGAATGAATATGATCTTGAACCATCTAGAATGGCACTTCATCGTTGGGGAAATACTTCATCTAGTGGAATATGGTATGCTTTAGGTTATATGGAAGCGAAAAAGAGACTGAAAAAAGGTGATAGAGTTTTGATGATTAGTCTTGGAGCTGGTTTGAAGTGTAATACTTGTGTATGGGAAGTGATGAGAGATTTATGTGATAGGAATGTTTGGAAAGATTGCATTGAAAATTATCCTCCAGCATCAGTGAGTAATCCATTTAAGGAGAAGTATGATTGGATTCATGATGAGTATCTTGGGTTTGGGAGGTATGATTATAGCAGATTGAAGCTTGATTAGTAAATGAAATCATCATCCAGaaagattattattatgatattgtGTTAGTTAATTAGAACCATGTTTGTTGTGCTATTGATTATTAATAAGTTTAATACTATCATATTGGTGTATAATGATTAAACATATAAATTTATGTACAACTGTGTGAGTTTAACGACCTTGTTTTATTTACTGTATAGTACAAATAGTATTGGTTAGTACTTTTGTTGTGAGCCCATTTGGTCTATGAGTCCTCTTGTTttgtttgttatgtttgtttgaaCATAAATGGAAAAAGTTGGAAATTCAAAAGGTTACTAAGGTAAAAATTTTAGTATGATGTAAAATTTTCTTGTTTATCTACTTggctttcatttttttctttctatatgTTAATCAATTTGTAAGGAGACTTTGATGTTCTTAACTTTCTGGTTTCAACtttatgcaatttttttttttttgtcttttcatCATTTTGCTTAACTTTTAATTAAAAGAACTTTCAACTTGTTATCAAgtattactattttttttatagaaagacCATAGATATATTAAGATAGGGCCATAGCAGCCAAAGATACAACATTCTCCTCTACATGAGGGATATAACCAAGCCAGGTACGAAATCCAACAGAAAAATCTAGTCTAACTAAACTATGGGCCTCTGCAATATGGTTTCTTCTAAcatacataacaacaacaaactTAAAACAACTAAAAAGCGCTTGGCAGTCTTTAAAAATAGGCTCAAGGTCCGCCACGAAGACGCCACCATTAACACAATCAACAACATTAAGCGCATCAAAAAAGAGAATGACATTGGGGAGGTTAGATTCAGCAGCAAGTTTTAGCCCCCGTCTGATGCCAAAGCCTTCAGCAGTACTTGGTGGGGCAAAACTCGAAAATCTTTGGGAAGCAGCCAGGAGAATTTCGCCATTTGGGGATTTGATCACACACCCCAGCACCACTATCCCCCGTTCAAAACATCCTGCATCCGTTTGAATAATCTAAGAATTACCATGAACTTCTTCCACCTGCATAGGCAACCCCTCACACGAAGTAGCCACCATACTCAGGTCAAATTCAGCGGCTGAATCCCACACTTCATTTGCTGCTTTCGCCGGACACGGAAAGGAGTTCTTAAAGACTACTGCGTTTCTAGACTGCCAAACCTTCCACAAACCAAAGCAAACGACTTGCACCAGCTTGACTTCTTTGCTATTGAAAGCCAACAGCAGCCAGTCAAAAACCTCCCCAACCTCCTTAAGAACATCTAACTTCCAGCAACCCAACTCAACATCTATTAGAGAACTCACCTTGATTTCGGGCTATAAACCACTATTATGAGTAATAGGCTTGAAACATGAGATCGTTGATATCCAGTTATCAGTCCAAATACTTACCCTCTCACCATTTCCAATCCTCCACCTCGATCCCTTCAAAATAAATTCTTTCAAACTGAGAATGCTCCTCCACGCGTGTCTTGGGTTAAAACCCACATTGACTTCTGAGATATGACAATTCGGATAGTACCTTCCTTTAAAGAACCTCTCCATCAGTGATCCATCTCCTTTTAAAAGTCTCTAGAATTGTTTCCCAAGTAAGCTCATATTGAAGTCCCTAATGCTCTTGAACCCCATACCCCCATCTCCTTTGGAATTGGCCATATTATCCCAACTCATCCAGTGTATTTTCTTCTCTCCATTCCTTGCTCCCCACCAAAACCTAGCCAACATGGATTCAATCTCCACACAACAACTATTCGGGATCTTATAGCAACTCATGATGTATGTCGAGATCGCTTGCGCCACGACTTTAATAAGGACTTCTTTCCCCGCCTTTGATAAGAAACCTTCCTTCCAGTCCTTAACTTTTTTCCACACTCTATCCACAACTAACGCAAAAACATCCTTCTTCGATCACCCAAAAACCACCGGCAACCCCAAGTATTTAGTGTGACTGTTGACAGACTTGAAGCCAAGTTTCCTACGGATAAGCCTCCTTTGAATACTCACCAACATTGCCACTGAAGGAaactttggacttatcaatattCACCACCTGGCCTGAAGCTTTTTGGTACCTCTGGAGTAGATAAAGGATTATGTCAGCCTCTGCTTCATTAGCTCTAGCAAATAAAATTCTATCATCTGCGAAGAACATGTGAGAAATAGGTGGAGCCTGCCTAGCCACCTTAATCCCGTGGAGATCTTTGGACTCAGCTGCAAGATGAAACATACTAGGAAGTAAGTGATTTTTGTCAACGAATAGTCATTTTTACTACTATCATAAATAGTCATTTTTGTGTTGTGTGAAAGGAAGTAAGTGATTCATGTATGGTAGAAGTAGGCATGATTTAAGAAACATTATGAGGACTCAGTTAGTTGATAATCATGTCAGATGCATGgctcttaatcaattaattaagggtcaatagtagtttaccccctgtaatatgagcgtgtttcggtttatcCCCCactgttgccaaaggcaggttttggcaacggtttttaaaaaaaaactgttgccaaaaggtagagaaggggaaaagcaaaattcgttAACTTTATGGGGggatgaattactattaacccattAATTAATA contains:
- the LOC131629653 gene encoding 3-ketoacyl-CoA synthase 19-like, encoding MEYLLKILCLLSFLYSISKLFKLILKRRNQSCYMLAYECFKPKEETKLDTDTCVRIILRNRNLGLEEFRFLLKAMVSSGIGENTHCPKIVLERRETCPTLKETYQEIDEIMFDTLDNLFKKTCFSPSEIDILVVNLSLFSPIPSLTSRIINRYKMREDVKVFNLAGMGCSASVVAIDLVQQLFKTHENSLGIVVSTEDLGSHWYLGKDKNMMLSNCLFRSGGCSMLFTNKTELKNKAILKLKHIERTLNGADDEAYNCCIQVEDEEGFAGFRLTKSLVKSAAKALTVNLQRVVPKILPVWELVRFFTVLLCNCIKKIRLKNIFSVFFSRSNVFEGGGINLKAGIEHFSIHPGGKAVIDGVGKGLRLNEYDLEPSRMALHRWGNTSSSGIWYALGYMEAKKRLKKGDRVLMISLGAGLKCNTCVWEVMRDLCDRNVWKDCIENYPPASVSNPFKEKYDWIHDEYLGFGRYDYSRLKLD
- the LOC131629641 gene encoding uncharacterized protein LOC131629641, producing MGHLIASAYDIVYIDLMRYGFLETFFPLRTTPPTNPIDRIICVGWLSKSRHFVQVYLKPGCLIPHTSPEWALYHTDVTDTWPDRLVDRMHDFEKMNNTEKESNAEKSRLEPPIDLVGDSSFNVFIYCTASAAKTNRETSVDASTEGVNLKNYGCLP